The sequence below is a genomic window from Bos javanicus breed banteng chromosome 5, ARS-OSU_banteng_1.0, whole genome shotgun sequence.
gttggcttaaagctcaacattcaggaaactaacatcatggcatctggtcctatcacttcatggaaaatagaaacagtggaaacagtggctgactttattcttctgggctccaaaatcactacagatggtgattgcagccatgaaattaaaagacgcttacttcttggaaggaaacttttatgaccaacctagacagcatattaaaaaacagagacattactttgccaacaaaggtccgtctagtcaaggctatggtttttccagtggttgtgtatggatgtgagagttggattataaagaaagctgagcgtagaattgatgcttttgaactctggtgttgaagactcttgagagtcccttggactgcaaggagatccaactaatccatcctaaaggagatcagtcctgggtgttcattggacggactgatgttgaagctgaaactccaatactttggccacctgatgcgaagagctgattcattggaaaagaccctgatgctgggaaatattaggggcaggaggagaacgggatgacagaggatgagatggttggatggcatcatcgactcaatggacatgggtttgggtagactccgggagtgggtgccaggacaggcctggcatgctgcggttcatggaggtcgcaaagagtcggacacaactgagtgactgaactgaacaatagctGGCATGGAATAAAGGAACAATCTCGGTTATCAAAATAACTATTGTGACTATTTTACACAAGGAAGACTTCTGAATAGGCGGGAAGTGGAATTAACAGTCGGACGTCTTGGAAACTGCCCAAGGTACGTACCCTTGGGGTCTATTCTCTTTAGGACATAGGGGGCAATAATCTGCCTCCTAAAAGGGGTACTTGAGGCCTGACCTTTGTATATACTTCAAACTTGATCACATGGGAGAAGTAATCCTGACATCCATTCCACAAGCAATAGAGAGACGCTAGTAGTAGCAGAAGCTGAAAGGGAATCCTTTCTTTGATGgtcacttatttgtttattttccgGTCTTCAgttacccagaaaaaaaaagtgagtttcaGGAGTGGAAATCTAGTTGGTCTCATAGGCCAGGGTATCCTCATCACCTGCTGCAGGGGTTAATAGCCACCTATTGCTCTggctaagccatgagaaaatcaccatgggaaaagaataaaagcaaagtaTAGCAATGCAGCACAACCTAAATAAAAGTACATTGGGTTGATCAGTTGGGGTTGTCATGCCCTGCTAAGCTAAGGAAAAACATAGTGTGGACCTTGGAACACTGGGCCAGCGCAAGTTCAGAACGCTGCTTGTGCACACACTAAGATGTTTTCCCAAGGCATATACGGGTCTATGACCTCCAGCTAGGTGACAGCCTTtgtagaagaaaataacaaagatagtttaaagtaatcaataaaatgggagacgtgactggggacacaggaggctgaCTTCATCGTAGCACAACAGATACTTTCTGCTTGCCAAGACACTAAATAAAAGTGATGTGGCTCTGAGGAACAGGGCTGTTGACCCAAGAGGTCTTGAGTCCCCCAGtcccatctttaaaactttaattctgtctctagtttctttttcccaaactgtGCGGTTGACCACTTTCGATCCCTACTTGCTGTGCTGGCCACAGCAGCCCATTACACAGTACTGTGCATAGCATACAAGAGGTTCTCAGTAaatactggggaaaaaagaaaagtccatGCCGAGAAAACAGGCCAACTACTGCCATTGATGGTGGAAGGCatatccttttcttttccctAGAATGACATCAACTCTGACTTAAGGAAAAGGTGAATGcaaatatgtgaaatctaaataaaCGAGGATCTTTTTTGTAGGACAGGAGGAAGCTTGTAGAAAAGGGGGAAATGGAAGGGTCAATCTAGGACAGACCAAGGTTGTTACTGTGTAACTTTTAAATGTAAACTCCTGAGCAGAAATGTTTCTCTCCATACCATCTGTCCTTGCCTTTTCTCACATCTCACATATTTATGAAAGCCTTACTGTGCCATTAAGCAACACAAACACAATAGGTGTTGTTGGAATGCAGTCATTACCTCAGGCCCAGTGGTAGAACGTAGGGGACCTTAAGAGGGGGATTTGTTGTTATAAAGCAAAATCAAATCAATTACCTTTCCAAAGGGCTATGATATTGTGGAGATAAGACCACTATGAAGCTAGAAACTTGAGAAAGTCATTTTAAAAGCTACTCGGGTATAGGTAACTCATGATTAAAGGCCCTGCACTATTACACAACATGAGTGTCAGCGCAACAAATTTCCAACTTCATGACTCAGGCTTCTGTGCTACACATATTACTGGATggttctttcattttaaagaaatgtgaaCATAAGCGTGCACACAAAAATATCTGACACCCCAAACAAGAAAACACAACAGCTGTCAGGCCAAGAAAAATCTGTTAAATTGACACTGTGTCGTCAAAGCTACCCTTCCAAGATGTAAAGTTATTCTCCCTTCTGAAAAGTGTGGCCGGACAGACAACCTCCTGCCCAAGACCACAACGTCATCACTATCTCTTTCCTAGAACTGGTTCCGGAACTGCCCTAACAGGGCAGGGGAGCACAGGCCCTAGAAGGCGGATGTAAAAACAACTCGCCCAGCCTCATCCGCACCTACTCTGCGTCGCCTCTGCTTCCGGGCGAGCAGGGAGAGCCCCCGACTCTGCCCACCTTCACGCCAGTGGGTCCCTTCTGGTCTCCCTTTATCCGCCCGTAGCGCCTCGAGGGTGATTGCGGAACAAACCTGCCCAGAAAGTGGCTCAAGCCGACCCACCAGTACCTCTTCCAAAGGTCTCCCGGTCGCCCCTGGGTCTCCCGGCAGGGCCCCGCGACTACACAGCTCTCTCGACCAGACGATTTTCACCGACTTTATTGGGCCCGCGACCCAGTTGGTCTCCTCGCCGCCCACCTCCCCACTAGATGGCTCCGGCCCTCCATAACATcaagcatattcaaaaacactGCGGGCGGGGCGGCTCTGGAGACAGCCCTTGCTGGGGAAGCCGGATCCCCTGtggcagcatcagggtcatttgcTCTTCGTCTTCTGACTCTCCGTCTTCTTGGGCAGCAGCACGGCCTGGATGTTGGGCAGGACGCCGCCCTGAGCGATGGTCACTTTCCCCAGAAGCTTGTTTAGTTCTTCGTCGTTGCGGATGGCGAGCTGCAGGTGGCGAGGGATTATCCTGGTCTTCTTGTTGTCCCGCGCGGCGTTGCCAGCCAACTCCAGGATCTCCGCCGTCAGGTATTCCAACACCGCCGCCAGGTACACCGGCGCCCCGGCGCCCACTCGCTCCGCGTAGTTACCCTTGCGCAGCAGTCTGTGCACTCGGCCCACTGGGAACTGCAGGCCCGCGCGGGAGGACCTGGACTTGGCCTTTGCCCGCACTTTGCCGCCCTGCTTTCCGCGACCAGACATGTTTGTCTCTCGCTTACAACTCCAGCGAGAAGGAAAAACCCAGCGATCCGGTTCCTAGTACAAGAACGCAACGTACCACACCGGAACTGCCTCTACCAACACTTTGCTGACACTAGGCAGCGCCTTCCCATTGGGCTCCGCAACATCCTTGGCTCCAGTGACCAATGACAGGCAGGCTCTGCTCCCAATTAGCACGCTGGCAGAAGGACGGCCTTCTCCAATTCTCTCCAATCAAAAGAGCAAACTGCTAAGTCCTCATTTACATAACCGCTCATATGAATATCTAGGTGCGCTTGCTCCGCGGTTGGGGTTCTGTTGAATATATTGAGTTCGGTTGAATTTGGCAGATTCTGAGATTTCAACGTCCTCTTTCGCTCTCAGGAAAAGAATGTCTTAAGAATTAAGGAACCGaggtaagaaacagaaaaatcaggAAAGAGAGTTACCCCTTCTCCTTAGTTAACTTAGTCAACAAATACTAAGCACTCAAGCAAGAAATGCCTCTAGCAGTTCTGGTTGAGTATGCCTGAAATTTTTGACACATTACCTTTATTAttgacactaaaaaaaaaaaaatccttgtaagCAAGAGATCTCTAACTTGAAAATATTCTAACCTTGATTTTTTAGTaaatactaaaaaacaaacaaaacacacacacacacacacacacacacacacacacacacacctattttGCCATTACAAGAATCCTGATTCTTCCAAACTTTCTTTGGAATCAAGCATTAAAAGCATGCGGTACAATGTGACTATTTAGcactccccaccccagctccagtCATCCAGTGTTCTGAGGGTTCTTTTAATTCTgctttaacaacaaaaataacagtaTCTTTTTTGTGCTATAGAGATGGATGAGGATAGATACATAATAAGCAAATATTTGCCATAAAGCTTTCTTACTGGAAAGGCTTATTCGTCAGGACTAGGTACAGGAAGCACAATTTACCAAAATATTCATTCCTCATGGTGTTACTGCTGCCTTTTTTCGTAGTATGAACCTTTTGGGGAAACAGTCCTGTCTCCTAGAGTGGTGACACTACTCAAAGTTCCGTTTTTCTCAAGGAATTTCTTAAATGAGAACCGTCTGATTTAAAGCcatgatcatgctgctgctgccaagtcgcttcagtcgtgtccgaccctgtgcgaccccatagacgacagcccaccaggctcccccatccctgggattctctaggcaagaatactggaatttcaCAAGAACTTAGAGTTTTAATGAAATAAGAATGTTACATTATTTTAACGAATCACAGAAATTGTCGTTTGAGAAGCAAAACCCCGTgcttgggctgggggtgggggacggaGGAAGCAGTAAAATCTACAAATTGTGCAGAAGAAGCTGCAAGAGAAAagtcgggggtgggggcggggagtaAGGGGTAAGGTTAGactctttttgaaaatttaattttttcttcgcggggccacaaaagagaaaaagaacgaTTGAAAGATTTCCTCTACCCCAACTGGTGACTTAAAAAGACCCACAGGTGTAAAGCAACTgctttgaaatttaaaagtagTAAAGCATTCCCACTTCCTACTCAGTTTCAAATTAGTCTAAGAATAGTATTATAAAAGTGTGCATTTCGttggaaaactataaaattagAATTCCCGCGCTAGAGAGAGGCGGGGGCGGACAAGGTGGAGGAAAGAGACAAGGGAAACTCAGCGCTCACTGGATCTGGCCTACCGTTTTTTAAGTATGGAGAAACGGCAATATAATTTCTGTCTAGTCTTTCCTCAATTTCATGGCAAAAATAACAAGAAGTTTTCCCAAATAAGCAACCGAAAATTTTTGTAGggaggggattaaaaaaaaaaaaaaaccttttgggGACTTAGCTCCGCCCACTATCTTGAGGTTTTCAACCAGGTccgctacaaggatatattagcTCAGGTTCTTAGCTTCCCGAACTGTTACGAGCTTGCTTAATACGATTGtcgtctttttgttgttgaaaatgtCTGGCAGGGGCAAAGGAGGGAAAGGGCTAGGTAAGGGAGGTGCCAAGCGTCACCGGAAGGTCTTACGGGACAACATCCAGGGCATTACAAAGCCCGCAATTCGCCGTCTTGCCCGCCGTGGTGGTGTCAAGCGCATCTCAGGGCTCATCTACGAGGAGACCCGTGGAGTGCTCAAAGTGTTCTTGGAAAACGTGATCCGCGATGCAGTGACGTACACGGAGCACGCCAAGC
It includes:
- the LOC133248067 gene encoding histone H2A.J; its protein translation is MSGRGKQGGKVRAKAKSRSSRAGLQFPVGRVHRLLRKGNYAERVGAGAPVYLAAVLEYLTAEILELAGNAARDNKKTRIIPRHLQLAIRNDEELNKLLGKVTIAQGGVLPNIQAVLLPKKTESQKTKSK
- the LOC133248068 gene encoding histone H4, with protein sequence MSGRGKGGKGLGKGGAKRHRKVLRDNIQGITKPAIRRLARRGGVKRISGLIYEETRGVLKVFLENVIRDAVTYTEHAKRKTVTAMDVVYALKRQGRTLYGFGG